In Apium graveolens cultivar Ventura chromosome 10, ASM990537v1, whole genome shotgun sequence, the following are encoded in one genomic region:
- the LOC141692839 gene encoding putative flavin-containing monooxygenase 1 — protein sequence MYASISSISPILISLSPHIFSIGVGISGIAACKYSKSKGFIPIVFESETSVGGVWRKTISTTRLPNPKQHYQFSDFPWPPSVKEEFSSQVQVFQYLESHANHFDLLQHIRFGCLVVSIRYDGPSDEKIRAWSLWGGKGDPNFNTKGKCHVIVKDQKALSTEVYQVSFVILCFGKFSSLPNNPECPKGTEHPCTVVYRTEHWGIPSFLPMGISIPFPYGNRFSELMVHKPGESFALSLLESTLTPLVRIDYQVSFVNLCSPFPIK from the exons ATGTACGCCTCAATCTCTTCTATCTCTCCAattctcatctctctctctccccaTATTTTTAGCATAGGAGTTGGCATTAGCGGCATAGCTGCCTGCAAGTATTCCAAGTCAAAGGGTTTCATTCCAATTGTGTTCGAGTCTGAGACGAGTGTTGGTGGTGTCTGGAGAAAGACCATTAGTACTACTAGACTCCCGAATCCTAAACAACATTATCAGTTTTCCGATTTTCCATGGCCACCTTCAGTAAAAGAAGAATTTTCATCACAAGTCCAGGTGTTTCAATATCTCGAATCCCATGCTAATCATTTTGATTTGTTGCAACACATCCGCTTTGGATGTCTGGTTGTGAGCATCAGATACGATGGTCCATCAGATGAAAAAATACGAGCATGGTCACTCTGGGGTGGTAAAGGCGATCCTAATTTTAACACTAAAGGGAAATGCCATGTCATTGTGAAAGATCAAAAGGCGCTTTCAACTGAG GTTTACCAAGTGAGctttgtgattctttgttttggAAAATTTAGCAGCCTTCCCAACAATCCTGAGTGTCCAAAAG GGACGGAACATCCATGTACAGTGGTGTACAGGACTGAGCATTGGGGAATCCCATCTTTCCTTCCGATGGGAATTTCTATACCCTTTCCATACGGTAATCGCTTTTCAGAGTTGATGGTTCACAAGCCTGGTGAAAGTTTTGCACTATCTCTCCTGGAATCAACTCTCACCCCGTTGGTAAGGATTGATTACCAAGTGAGCTTTGTGAATCTTTGTTCGCCATTCCCTATAAAGTAG